One window of Akkermansia biwaensis genomic DNA carries:
- a CDS encoding lipocalin family protein, with protein sequence MSVLQTIVTSLFHGHSVKTPAMPDFNLERYLGEWHEIARLENWFESGLRKVYARYDHGEDGTVSVTNGGYDARTGERREVHARARVADAPNHLKVYFVPVVYGRYEVAFVDEDYTRAVVSGGSLNYLWLLARNPDVEEDHLEEMLRCARDLGYDTSRLIYSHAFCPAEAGVGQCR encoded by the coding sequence ATGAGTGTGTTGCAGACCATCGTTACGTCCCTGTTCCACGGACATTCCGTGAAAACCCCCGCCATGCCGGATTTCAATCTGGAACGTTATCTGGGAGAATGGCATGAGATCGCCCGTCTGGAGAATTGGTTTGAGAGCGGCTTGCGCAAGGTGTACGCCCGTTACGACCATGGAGAAGACGGTACCGTTTCCGTGACTAACGGCGGTTATGACGCCCGGACCGGAGAACGGCGCGAGGTGCATGCCCGCGCCAGGGTGGCGGATGCCCCGAACCATTTGAAGGTGTACTTCGTGCCGGTCGTGTACGGACGGTATGAGGTGGCTTTTGTGGATGAGGATTACACCCGCGCCGTGGTGTCCGGCGGTTCCCTGAATTATTTGTGGCTGCTGGCCCGGAATCCCGATGTGGAAGAGGACCATTTGGAAGAGATGCTGCGTTGTGCGCGGGACCTGGGGTATGATACGTCCCGGTTGATTTATTCCCATGCCTTTTGTCCGGCGGAGGCCGGAGTAGGCCAGTGCCGTTAA
- a CDS encoding TIGR01777 family oxidoreductase, with amino-acid sequence MKVAITGSSGFIGSHLSERLEVLGHEAVPLWRYLFTQDSPDCLVQSLAGCSAVVNLAGAPLDRRWTDAYKLELMDSRIMTTRKLVEAVNLLHEPPGVMISTSAVGYYSPDGCHGEHDDPAEGSFLAELCEAWEAEAERVNDHVRLVRTRFGVVLSPDGGALPKMIMPTRFGVTVSVGKPDHAFSWVALDDLVNALAFILEHGDVSGPVNVTAPERTTNEEFYKAVAEHFHTRASVRIPDAAVRLVMGEASQVVTSGQCAEPETLLREGFEFQYPDISTFFHQAFPVKS; translated from the coding sequence ATGAAAGTCGCCATCACGGGGTCCAGCGGATTCATCGGCAGCCATTTGTCCGAGCGCCTGGAGGTGCTGGGACATGAGGCGGTGCCGTTGTGGCGCTATTTGTTCACGCAGGACAGCCCGGATTGTCTGGTGCAGTCGCTGGCGGGATGTTCCGCCGTGGTCAATCTGGCGGGCGCTCCCCTGGACCGCCGCTGGACGGATGCCTACAAGCTGGAGCTGATGGACAGCCGGATCATGACCACGCGCAAGCTGGTGGAGGCAGTGAATCTTCTGCACGAACCACCGGGAGTGATGATTTCCACGTCTGCCGTGGGGTATTACAGTCCGGACGGCTGCCACGGCGAGCACGACGATCCGGCGGAGGGCTCTTTTCTGGCGGAGTTGTGCGAGGCCTGGGAAGCGGAGGCGGAACGCGTGAACGATCACGTGCGCCTGGTCCGCACGCGGTTTGGCGTGGTGCTTTCCCCGGACGGCGGCGCGCTTCCCAAGATGATCATGCCGACCCGCTTCGGGGTGACGGTTTCCGTAGGGAAGCCGGATCACGCCTTTTCTTGGGTGGCCCTGGACGATCTGGTGAACGCGCTGGCGTTTATCCTGGAGCACGGGGATGTTTCCGGTCCGGTCAATGTGACGGCCCCCGAACGCACCACCAATGAGGAGTTTTACAAGGCCGTGGCGGAACATTTCCATACCAGGGCGTCCGTCCGGATTCCGGATGCCGCCGTACGGCTGGTGATGGGGGAGGCGTCCCAGGTGGTTACCAGCGGCCAGTGCGCCGAGCCGGAGACCCTCCTGCGCGAAGGTTTTGAATTTCAATATCCCGATATCAGTACATTTTTCCATCAAGCATTTCCCGTCAAGTCATGA
- the ilvC gene encoding ketol-acid reductoisomerase — protein MDIIHDNAADLSALNGKTVAVIGYGAQGRAQALCMRDSGVNVIIGVRPGKSFDAATQEGFQVMSVAEAAEKADIIHILLPDESHGSVYEAEIKPHLKAGKTLCCSHGFAYVFNTIVPPADVDVIMVAPKGPGTEVRRVFEEGFGCPGLIAVHQNPSGKARDVALAMAKAEGLTRGGVLECTMAQETYEDLFGEQNVLCGGLVDLMKYGFETLTEAGYPPEMAYFECVHEAKLIVDLIYNGGIQKMNSVISNTAEFGEYYNGPQILPADVKERMKESLKRIESGKFAKDWLEEAAKGAPNLKAKREALGQHPVEIVGAKIRSLFERN, from the coding sequence ATGGATATTATTCATGACAACGCCGCTGATCTCAGCGCATTGAACGGCAAGACCGTTGCCGTTATCGGATATGGCGCGCAGGGCCGCGCCCAGGCACTTTGCATGCGTGACTCCGGTGTGAACGTGATTATCGGCGTTCGCCCCGGCAAGTCTTTTGACGCCGCCACCCAGGAAGGCTTCCAGGTGATGAGCGTGGCTGAAGCCGCCGAAAAGGCGGACATCATCCACATTCTTCTTCCGGATGAAAGCCACGGTTCCGTGTACGAAGCTGAAATCAAGCCCCACCTGAAGGCCGGCAAGACGCTTTGCTGCTCCCACGGCTTCGCCTACGTGTTCAACACCATCGTTCCCCCCGCAGACGTGGACGTGATCATGGTGGCCCCCAAGGGACCGGGCACGGAAGTGCGCCGCGTGTTTGAAGAAGGCTTCGGTTGCCCCGGCCTCATCGCCGTGCACCAGAATCCCTCCGGCAAGGCCCGCGACGTGGCCCTTGCGATGGCGAAGGCGGAAGGCCTGACCCGCGGCGGCGTGCTGGAATGCACGATGGCCCAGGAAACGTATGAAGACCTGTTCGGCGAACAGAACGTTCTTTGCGGCGGTCTGGTGGACCTGATGAAGTACGGCTTTGAAACGCTGACGGAAGCCGGTTATCCCCCGGAAATGGCCTATTTTGAATGCGTGCATGAAGCCAAGCTGATCGTGGACCTGATCTACAACGGCGGCATCCAGAAGATGAATTCCGTGATTTCCAACACCGCCGAGTTCGGCGAATACTACAACGGTCCGCAGATTCTGCCCGCCGACGTGAAGGAACGCATGAAGGAATCCCTGAAGCGCATTGAATCCGGCAAGTTCGCCAAGGATTGGCTGGAAGAAGCCGCGAAGGGCGCTCCCAACCTCAAGGCGAAGCGCGAAGCCCTGGGCCAGCACCCGGTGGAAATCGTGGGCGCCAAGATCCGCAGCCTGTTTGAAAGGAACTGA
- a CDS encoding ABC transporter ATP-binding protein: MDNFLPAVNVENARVYLGGQEILHNISWQVRRGERCFILGANGAGKTTLVKLLMGFAWPLFGAKVQVLGKTFGHVNLLELRKSIAWVSPFMHKWLEDGAWNGRDMVLSGPDGTIGLLREPTPEEEKKAAGIMKSLKAEHLMDRPVVAMSSGEQVKVLIARALMTNPELMILDEPSVYLDLAGREFLLKTIEELAATRPDLTMIFITQRIEDILPVFDCGMILKSGQIVASGSRDEVLTEENLKNAFDLDIQLIRTDKGRLWTVIR; this comes from the coding sequence ATGGACAATTTTCTGCCGGCCGTCAATGTGGAAAACGCCAGGGTGTACCTGGGCGGCCAGGAAATCCTGCACAATATTTCCTGGCAGGTGCGGCGCGGAGAGCGCTGTTTTATTCTGGGCGCGAACGGAGCCGGAAAGACTACGCTGGTGAAGCTGCTGATGGGGTTTGCGTGGCCCCTGTTCGGCGCGAAGGTGCAGGTGCTCGGCAAGACATTCGGGCACGTGAACCTGCTGGAGCTGCGCAAATCCATTGCGTGGGTGAGCCCGTTCATGCACAAGTGGCTGGAGGACGGGGCCTGGAACGGTCGCGACATGGTGCTTTCCGGACCGGACGGAACGATCGGCCTCCTGCGCGAACCGACGCCGGAAGAGGAGAAGAAGGCCGCCGGGATCATGAAGTCCCTGAAGGCGGAGCATTTGATGGACAGGCCCGTGGTGGCCATGTCTTCCGGAGAGCAGGTGAAAGTGCTCATCGCCCGTGCGCTGATGACGAATCCGGAGTTGATGATTCTGGACGAGCCGAGCGTTTACCTGGACCTGGCCGGACGCGAGTTTTTATTGAAAACCATTGAAGAATTGGCGGCCACGCGGCCGGACCTGACCATGATTTTCATCACCCAGCGCATTGAAGACATTCTGCCGGTGTTTGATTGCGGGATGATTCTGAAGTCCGGCCAGATCGTGGCGAGCGGCAGCAGGGACGAGGTGCTGACGGAGGAGAATTTAAAGAACGCCTTTGACCTGGACATTCAGTTGATCAGGACGGACAAGGGGCGTCTCTGGACGGTGATTCGCTGA
- a CDS encoding FadR/GntR family transcriptional regulator yields MKKGKQMDLKKPVRLSLSRQVLNAMESMIRSGQWKVGDRIPAEPELARAFSVSHNTIREALQSLIHMGMLEARPGDGTYVMASDRFAVAVSNRLRESELPQILEARLALEKEIARLAAVKRTEEDLEILEAALKDCHARVRPGIEDDMLFHAAVARATHNPVLAELYNVIIRNVQENLENLLEEKQYDPGAMKLHDDLLDAIRGRKADAAENIIVKIVEFDTVSISGEPPE; encoded by the coding sequence ATGAAAAAAGGAAAACAGATGGATTTGAAGAAACCCGTGAGGCTGTCCCTTTCCCGGCAGGTCCTCAATGCCATGGAGTCCATGATACGGTCCGGCCAATGGAAGGTGGGAGACCGCATTCCGGCGGAGCCGGAGCTGGCCCGCGCCTTTTCCGTGAGCCACAACACCATCCGGGAAGCCCTGCAATCCCTGATCCACATGGGAATGCTGGAAGCCCGGCCCGGGGACGGCACTTACGTGATGGCCTCCGACCGTTTTGCCGTGGCGGTCAGCAACCGGCTCCGGGAGTCGGAGCTGCCCCAGATTCTGGAAGCGCGTCTGGCGCTGGAAAAGGAGATTGCGCGCCTGGCCGCCGTGAAGAGGACGGAAGAGGACCTGGAGATTCTGGAGGCTGCCTTGAAGGACTGCCATGCCAGGGTCAGGCCGGGCATTGAAGACGACATGCTGTTCCATGCCGCCGTGGCCCGGGCCACGCACAACCCGGTGCTTGCGGAATTGTACAATGTGATCATCCGCAACGTGCAGGAGAATCTGGAAAACCTGCTTGAGGAGAAGCAGTACGATCCCGGAGCGATGAAGCTCCATGACGACCTTCTGGACGCCATCCGCGGCCGGAAGGCGGACGCCGCGGAGAACATTATTGTAAAAATCGTGGAGTTTGATACGGTCAGCATCAGCGGAGAGCCGCCGGAATAG